The genomic segment ATACAACCTCAATGACCATCCAGAACGGTTTGAGCTTGCCCATGACTTATGGTGTCGGCTTGGGCTGGAATCATGGTTCTAAGTTGTATGTTGGGGCCGATTTCCAGATGCAGCAATGGGGAAAAATCGATTTCCCTGATTATTTCCAGGGAGATGATGGTAAAATGAACTATGCTCTGCGAAGCGGCCTTCTTAGAGACCGTTACAAGGTAAACATTGGTGCCGACTATCAGCCTAATACCACCGGACGTCGCTTGTATCAGCGTGTACATTATCGTTTGGGTGCTGGTTATGCTACACCTTATTATAATATTAATGGAAAGGAAGGCCCCAAAGAGTTCAGTCTTAGTGGAGGCTTTGGCATTCCTCTGGGTTCGGTCTATTGGAATCGTCAGGGACACATGCGTCCTACTTTGAATATCGGCGTGCAATGGGCTCGTTCTTCTGCCACTAATATGGTTACAGAAAACACCTTCCGCATCAATATTGGCTTGACATTCAACGAACGTTGGTTCGCCAAGTGGAAAGTCGACTAATCACTTAGTTCATTGGGAATAAATAAAAATATAAAATGGCTATTAGGGACGAATGTAGTGTTCGCCCTATTGCTGTTTATGGGCTGTAGTGAAGCCCATGAGCACACAGCTCCTGCTGTGAATCCCGAGGATTCTGTTTCAATGATGACAACCTATGGCGTTAATACTTTGATAAGTGACTCGGGTGTCATCAAATATCGTATTGTTACCGAGCAATGGGATGTCAATACCGTGCGTCAGCCATCGCGATGGGAATTCATGAAAGGCATCTTCTTTGAGCAGTTTGACGAACAGTTTCATGTGCAGGCCTACATTCAGGCAGACACGGCTTGGTATTATGATCAGGAGCGCCTGTGGAAACTCAGGGGCAGGGTCAGTCTGCGTAATGTCGACGGTCTTGTGTTTACCAGTGACGAGTTATATTGGGATGGCATGAAGCACGAGTTCTATTCTCATTGCTATTCCAAGCTTGTGACGCCAGAGCGTACGATAGAAGGTACCTATTTCCGTAGTGACGAGCAGATGACTCATTACCGTATTAGTAATTCCGTGGGTTCGTTCCTCGCTGAGGATTTCGAAGACGATGTTGAACCCGCAGATACAACTACTATTTCAGCACCATGATGACTGCACAGATTATAGGTCTTATTGTGTCGATGGTTTTCTCCGCCTTCTTTTCTGGCATGGAAATAGCCTTCGTTGCCAGCAATCGTATGTTGGCCGAGATGTCGCGCGAGAAAAATAATCTTCCTCATCGGGCCATCGCCTTGTTCTACCGGCATCCAAACAATTTCGTTTCCACGATGCTGGTGGGTAACAACATCGCGTTGGTCATCTATGGCATTCTCTTTGCTCAGATCTTTGACCAACTCTTGTTTAATCAGCTTTTCAACGATGCTGCTCGTGTGGCTGCCGACACTTTGTTGTCAACAGCAGTAGTACTCTTTACAGGCGAGTTCCTGCCCAAGACAATCTTCAAGAGCAACCCCAACACCATGCTCTCAATCTTCTCGATTCCGGCCTTGTTGTGTTATGTGGTTCTTTATCCCATATCCCGTTTCGCTACGCTATTGTCTAAGGGACTACTTCGTGTCGTTGGTGTTAAGATTCCCAAACACATGGACGACAAGGAGTTTTCGAAGGTGGATCTGGACTATTTAGTACAAAGTAGCATCGACAATGCTCAGGATGAGGACGACATTGAGGAGGAGGTGCGCTTCTTTCAGAATGCCCTTGACTTCTCTGAGACAAAGGTGCGCGACTGTATGGTGCCAAGAACAGAAATCGATGCTATCGAGGACACCTGCAGCATCGAGCAACTCAAGCAGAAGTTTATTGAGAGTGGCCATTCCAAAATCGTTGTCTACCACGAAGACATCGACCATATTGTCGGGTATATTCATTCCTCTGAGATGTTCCAGAATCCAAAGGATTGGACAGAGAAATTACAGACGATGACCTTCGTGCCCGAGACGATGTCTGCCAGTAAGATGATGCAGACGTTCTTGGCGCAGAAGAAGTCGCTTGGTGTCGTCGTGGATGAGTTTGGTGGCACCAGTGGACTCATCGCGCTCGAGGACATTGTTGAGGAGATCTTTGGAGATATCGAGGATGAGCATGACTCAACCAACTATATTGCCAAACAACTTGACAATGGCGAGTATCTCCTTTCGGCCCGTCTGGAGATTGAAAAAGTGAATGAACTATTCGACTTGGAACTCCCTGAAAGTGATGAGTATATGACGGTGGGAGGTCTAATCCTTCACGAGTATCAGAGCTTCCCGAAACTCAACGAAGTTGTGAAAATAAACCGTTGGGAGTTTAAAATCATAAAAAATACCGCAACAAAAATAGAATTGGTCAGACTAAAAGTCAATACAAACACCAATTTTTCGTGAAAAAATGCCGATAATTCAAGAAAACTTAGTAACTTTGCGGGCTGTAAATTGAAACTAACGAAAAAATAATTAAAACAATAAAATCATTAAAAAATGGCAGCAATTGGAAAAATTAGAAGCTGGGGCCCTGGACTTGTCGTTATTCTGGGTCTGGGTCTTGTAGGCTTCATTGCACAAGATGGCTTTAGCACTTGTAAAGGTCAGGCTCAGGTGGACAGCAGTACCGCCGGCGTGATCGATGGTGAGAAAATTGAGATTCAGGAGTTCCAGAGTCTCGTGGGCGAGTATCAGGAGTTAGCCAAACTCCAAGGACAGGACAATCTGAACGAAGATCAGCTGAATAGCCTGCGCGACTATGTTTGGAACGAATGCGTGAACAATAAGCTCGTTGAGGAACAGGCCGCAAAGTTGGGTCTTACTGTAACAGACGAAGAGGTGGTTAACGTCCTGAAGGAAGGTACTCACCCCGCTATCAGCGAGACACCTCTGTTGTCTCAGTTCGTTAATCCTCAGACCCGTGCTTTCGATGCTAATCAGGTGTCCGCATATCGCGAGTACCTTAAGCAGCAGTCACAGACCAATGCTCAGGCTGCTGAGCAGGCTGTTCTGTTCGAGCGTTGCTGGCCTGTAGCCGAGAGAATCCTGGCTCAGAAGATTCTTGAGATGAAGTATCAGACTTTGCTGGCAGGTTGTGTTATGTCAAACCCTGTTTCTGCAAAGGCTGCTTTCGACAACCAGAATATCGAGAGCGAAGTGATTATGGCTTCTATGCCTTACGCTAGCATTAACGACAACGAGATTGAAGTGACCGATGCCGACCTCAAGGCTAAGTACGACGAGATGAAAGAGCAGTTCAAGACTCGTGCCGACCTGGCCGAGATCAAGTACGTTGTATGTCAGGTTACTGCTTCTAAGAAGGACCGTGATGCTCTGATGGAAGTTATGCAGAAGGCTTCTAAGGCCCTGAAGAGCGATAGCGCTTCTGTTAGCGACGTTGTTCGCGAGGCTCAGTCTCAGGTGGCTTACCTTGGTCTGCCCCTGTCAAAGAACGCCCTTCCTTCAGACCTTGCCGATAGCATCAGCAAGATGGGTGCTGGTCAGGTTACTGCTCCTTTCGAGAGCCGTGACAACACCTTCAACGTTGTGAAGCTGTTCTCTAAGGAGAATGTTGCCGACTCAATCGAGTTCCGTATGATTTCATTGATGGGCATGCAGAGTGCCAAGGCTACTGCCGACAGCATTATGAAGTCAATCAGCGCCGGTGTTGCTTTCGACTCAATTGCCAAGAAGTACAACCAGCGTGGCGAGAAGACTTGGATGACCTCAAACGAGTACGAATCTGCTCCCACACTTACTGCCGACAACAAGGCTATCTATACTGCTTTGCTCAAGGCTCCCGTTAACGAGGTTAAAGACCTCGAGCTCTCTCAGGGTCACATCATTCTTCAGATCACTCAGCGCAAGGGTAATGTTGAGAAGTTTAACGTAGCTATCGTGAAGCGCGCTATCGACTTCTCTAACGAGACCTACAACGAGACCTACAATAAGTTCAGCCAGTTCGTAAGCGAGAGTCAGAACATCGAAGGACTCCAGGCTAAGTGTGCCGACTATGGTTATGTGGTGATGGATGGTCAGGTAACCAATGCCGACCACACAATTGCCAACATCCGTTCTTCACACGACGCTATTAAGTGGTTGTTCACCGAGGCCGAGGAAGGCCACATCTCTAAGGTGTTCGATCGTTGTGGTGATAACGACCGCCTGATGGTCGTTGGTCTCAGCAAGCTCACTCCTAAGGGATATTTAGCCCAGAGCACTGTTGAGGCAACGCTGAAGCAGGAGGTTCTGCGCGACAAGAAGTTTGCTAAGCTCTCTGAGCAGCTTGCAGGTGTTAAGAGCGTTGCCGAGGCTCAGGCCAAGGGTGCCCGCCTTGACAGCATCTCTCACATCACATTCCGCGCTCCTGTATATGTTCCTTCTATCGTGATGCCCGAGCCCGCTCTTAGTGGTGCCGTAGCAGGTACCGAGAAGGGTGCTTTCAGCAAGCACGTTGTCAAGGGACAGGCTGGTGCTTATGTGTTCCAGGTTATCAACCGTACTCAGCGCGAGGGTGTTACCTTCAACGAGAAGGTTTCTGAGGCTGCTCTCCGTCAGTCAGCTCTCCAGCAGACTGTTGGTATGGCTATGCAGGAACTCCGCGACAAGGTTGAGATTAAGGATAATCGCTATATCTTCTTCTAAACCATAGAAGACATATCATTCTACAAACGGGTGCATCATGATTGATGTACCCGTTTTCTTACCTTCACAATAAGAAAAAACACAGGAATTATGAAGACGAAACATCTTATGTACCAGACTCACGGCACGTGTTCACAGATGATTGATGTGACTGCCGACGAGAATGACGTTATCCAGCAGGTGTTCTTCCTGGGTGGCTGCAATGGCAACCTACAGGGCATCAGTCAGCTGGTGAGAGGCCAGAAGATTGACGACGTGATTGCCCGCCTCAATGGCATCCGTTGCGGCACCAAGGGCACCTCATGTCCCGACCAGCTTTGCCGTGCGCTCGAGCAGTTGAAAGAGACGCCTGCGAGCGAAGCATAATTGCGAGGCATAATTGCGAGGCATAATTGCGAGGCATAATTGCGAGGCATAATCAAGCTAATAGACAAACAAAGAGGGCAGCAAAACTACTTGCTGCCCTCTTTTGTTTTATGCTTGTCTTGCGGACTATCTCGCCTTGTGAATCAATACGCAGAAGACGATGACGGTGATGAACATCAAGCCTATGATAGCCATTTCCGGCCATGACGTGTGATGATCCACCAGTAGACTGCTGGTTGCGATGGGCAGCGTGAGTAGCGCCATCTCGAGTGCCATCACCCTGACGAGACGCACCACCAGCGCCCATTGACGCGGCGTTGATACCTCCACGGGGATGTTTATCTTGTGGGGGAAATAGGCGCTGACCATGAGGAAGATGCTGGCTATCGATATGATCAGACAAGGAATCAGCACACTCGACTTCGAGCCCCATCCGTTGGGCTCTCCTGTTGCTCCGAAATGCGTGGGCACCACCTCGGGCGCATCCGCATACATCATGGCGGTGAGTGCGCCGATGCCCACCAGCATCACCACCAGCACTATCTCAAAGATGGTGCCCTCGGTTGTTCTGCACACCTTAATCTTCTCCTTGTTGTTCGTTCTTAACGTCAGTTTCATTTTTCTTCTTTTTGGGTAATCGTTTGGCTTTGCGCAGGGCCTCAGTAATGATCCACTGCAGCTGGCCGTTGGTGCTGCGGAACTCGTCCGCAGCCCAAGCCTCTATCGCGTCCATCGTGTCGCTGTCAACACGTAGGATAAAACTCTTAGTGGATTTCTTTTCAGCCATAAATTATCAATTCTCAATTGTCAATTCTTCATTCTTTAGTGATTCAGCGTACCAGTATTGACCACGGGCTGAGCCGAGTCGTCGCCACAGAGTACCACCAGCAGGTTAGAAACCATGGCAGCCTTCTTGTCGTCGTCGAGTTCCACGATCTCCTCGCTCGACAGCTTGTCCAGCGCCATCTTCACCATCGACACAGCACCCTCCACAATCTTCTCACGAGCGGTGATGATGGCCGAAGCCTGCTGACGACGCAGCATCACGGCAGCAATCTCGGGCGCATAGGCCAGATAGTTGATGCGAGCCTCTACCACCTCGATGCCAGCCAGGGCCAGGCGCTCGTTCAGTTTCTCTTCGAGTTGGTCGTTGATCTCGTCGCCACCACCACGCAGGGTCAGCTCATGACTCTTGTTATCCTCGTCGTCGTAGGCATACTGACCAGCCACCTGACGCAAGGCAGCATCACTCTGCACACGTACGAAGCGCTCCAGGGCGTTCATCACCGAGCGCATGTCGGTGCCCACCTGACCCTGTATGCTGGCCATGGTCTGGGTGTCCACCTCGAACAGCGCCTTATAAGTATCCTTGAGTTTCCACACCAGCACCAATCCGATCATCACGGGGTTACCCGTCTTGTCGTTCACCTTGATAGGCTCGGCGTCCAGGTTGCGAGCACGCAGACTCACCTTCTTGGTGCCATAGAGAGGGTTAATCCAGTAGAAGCCCGTCTGCGAGAAGGTGCCGGCATACTTACCAAACCACGTGGCCACGCGAGCCTCGTTGGGTTCCAACTGCAGATGGCCGCACCACATCACGATGGTGAAAAACACCATCAGGATGAAAAAGCCCAGCGACCAGCCACCACCATTATGACTGTCGAGCAGCATGATGCTGAACACGATACCTAAGATAGTAAAAACTGTCAGCAGCAGGTTGACAAACAACATCAGGAATCCGTTGAACACCATTCCTTTGAACTCTAATTCTTTTGTTTCCATAATCAATAATTTTAATGTTAGTTTAAATTGATATCATTTTGATATCGCAAAGATATGGACTTTTTTCCGTTCCGCAATGGAATTAAGCAAATAATTAACCATCATTAACAAACACAAAAAATGGGCGCATCATTGGCTGATGCACCCATCGTTATGATGTGGCAAGGAGAAATTAGTTGTTATACTCCTGCCAAGACTTAATCTTGATGTCGTTGAGACTCATTGCCGTGAAGGCCTCGATAAAGGCCTTGGCCAGACGCACGTTGGTCATCAGGGGGATGTTGTGGTCGATGGCACCGCGACGAATCTTATAGCCATTGGTCAACTCGCGACTGGTGTGGTTCTTCGGCACGTTAATCACCAGTCCCACCTTATGCTGCGAAATCAAGTCCATCACGTTGTTCTTGCCAGGCTCGTCGGGCCATGCCACGGCAGTGGCCTTCACACCGTTGTCGTTGAAGAACTTCGCCGTGCCAGCGGTGGCATAGATGGTGTAGCCCTTCTTGGCCAACTGCTGGGCGGGCTCCAACAAGCTCACCTTGCCCTTGGCGCCACCCGACGAGATGAGCACCGCATCCTTCGGAATCGAGTAGCCCGTGGCAATCAGGCTGTTCAGCAGCGCCTCGTTCAGGTCGTCGCCCAGACAGCCCACCTCGCCCGTTGAGCTCATGTCGACACCCAACACGGGGTCGGCATTCTGCAAGCGGGCAAACGAGAACTGCGAGGCCTTCACGCCAATGCGGTCGATGTCGAACTCACTCTTCTCAGGCTTCTGATAGGGTGCATCCAGCATAATCTTCGTGGCCGTCTCGATGAAGTTGCGCTTCAGGATCTTCGACACGAAGGGGAACGAACGACTGGCACGCAGGTTACACTCAATCACCTTCACCTCGCGGTTCTTCGCCAGGAACTGGATGTTGAATGGTCCGCTGATGTTCAGCTCGGCAGCAATCTTATGCGCAATTTTCTTAATCTGACGGATGGTCGAGAAATAGATGTGCTGGGCAGGGAACACCATCGTGGCGTCGCCCGAGTGCACACCCGCATACTCCACATGCTCCGAGATGGCATATTCAATCACCTCGCCCTTGTCGGCCACGGCGTCAAACTCAATCTCTTTGGTCTCCGTCATAAACTTCGACACCACCACAGGGAACTCCTTCGACACCTCGGTGGCCATGTTCAGGAAGCGATGCAGCTCCTCCTCGTCGTAGCACACGTTCATCGCAGCACCCGAGAGCACGTACGACGGACGCACCAGCACGGGATAGCCCACCTTGTCAACAAACTCCTTCACGTCGTCGAAACTCGTCAGCGCGCGCCATGCAGGCTGGTCAATACCCAGTTTGTCGAGCATGGCCGAGAACTTGTCGCGGTTCTCCGCACGGTCGATGTCCACGGGCGAAGTGCCCAGCACGGGCACACCCTGTCGATGCAGCTTCATAGCCAGGTTGTTAGGAATCTGTCCACCCACGCTCACAATCACGCCACGCGGCTGCTCCAGGTCCATCACGTCGAGCACGCGCTCCAGGCTCAGCTCGTCGAAGTACAGGCGGTCGCACATGTCATAGTCGGTAGAGACGGTCTCGGGGTTATAGTTAATCATGATACTCTTGTAGCCCAACTTGCGTGCCGTGTTGATGGCATTCACCGAACACCAGTCGAACTCCACGCTCGAGCCAATGCGATAGGCACCCGAGCCCAGTACCACCACCGACTTCTCGTTATTATAATAGGTGATGTCGTGAGCAACCTTATACTGCTCGCCCTTCGTATCGCCGAAGGCAGGCACGTGCGTGTAGGTAAAGTACAGATAGTTTGTCAGCTCCGGATGCTCCGATGCCACCGTGGGGATGCGCTTCACCGAAGGCACAATGCCGCGCTGCTTGCGCAGTTTGCGCACCTCCAGGTTCTCCTTCTCCATGTTGGTCGACTTCGTCTTCAGCACAAAGCGCGCAATCTGGAAGTCCGAGAAGCCACAGCGCTTCACCTCCAGCAGCAGCTCGTCCGAGAGGTCCTCCAACTTGTCAAACTTCTGCAACTCGTGCTTCAAGTCCACAATATGCTTCAATCGCTCCAGAAACCACACGTCAATCTTCGTCAGTTCCTCGATGCGCTCAATGGTGTAGCCCTCCTCCAAGGCCTGGGCGATGGCAAAGATGCGCAGGTCGGTGGGGTTGGCCAGTTCGTTGTCCAGGTCGTCAAACTTCGTGTGGTCGTTGCCCACAAAGCCATGCATGCCCTGACCAATCATGCGCAGTCCCTTCTGTATCATCTCCTCGAACGAGCGACCAATCGACATAATCTCGCCCACCGACTTCATCGACGAGCCAATCTGTCTGCTCACACCCGCGAACTTCGTCAGGTCCCAGCGAGGAATCTTACAAATCATATAGTCCAGCGAGGGAGCCACATACGCACTCGACGTGGTGCCCATCTCGCCAATCTGGTCGAGCGTGTAGCCCAGCGCAATCTTGGCAGCCACAAAAGCCAGGGGATAGCCCGTAGCCTTCGAAGCCAGCGCCGACGAGCGCGAGAGGCGTGCGTTGATCTCGATGATGCGATAGTCGTTGGTCTGGGCGTTAAAGGCAAACTGGATGTTACACTCGCCCACGATGCCCAGGTGGCGCACACACTTGATGGTAATCTCCTGCAGCATCTTCACCTGCTCGTCGGTCAGCGAACACGTAGGCGCCACCACGATACTCTCGCCCGTGTGGATGCCCAGCGGGTCGAAGTTCTCCATCGAGGCCACGGTGAAGCAACGGTCGTTGGCGTCGCGTATGCACTCAAACTCAATCTCCTTCCAGCCCTTCAAACTCTCTTCCACCAGAATCTGCGGTGCAAAGGTGAAGGCGCTCTCGGCCAGTTCCACAAAGGCCTTCTCGTCGGGACAGATGCCCGAACCCAGTCCACCCAGCGCATAAGCCGAGCGAATCATGATGGGGAAGCCAATCTCGCGGGCAGCCTTCAGTGCGTCGTCCATATTCTCCACGGCATGGCTCACCGGTGTCTTCAGACTAATCTCGTCCAGCTTCTTCACAAAGCGGTCGCGGTCCTCGGTGTCCATGATAGCCTCCACGCTGGTGCCCAGCACCTTCACGCCATACTCCTTCAGCGTGCCGTTAAGATAGAGCTCCGTGCCGCAGTTCAAGGCCGTTTGTCCGCCGAAAGCCAGTAGGATGCCGTCGGGGCGTTCCTTCTTGATGATTTCCGTGACGAAATGCGCGTTAACTGGTTGGAAATACACTTGGTCGGCAATGCCTTCCGAGGTCTGGATGGTGGCAATGTTAGGATTCACCAACACACTCTTGATACCCTCTTCGCGCAGGGCTTTCAGGGCCTGCGAGCCAGAGTAGTCAAATTCGCCAGCCTGTCCGATTTTCAGCGCGCCCGAACCGAGTACGAGCACCTTCTTAAGATTCATTGTGTTCATTTTGTTTTCTTAGGGTTTTATGTCATTGTTTGATGTTGTATGGTCAGCGTTTGATGCTAAAGAAGCCGATGCGGTGGTTGCGCCCCTTGCGGCCCAGCGAGCGCAGTTGATAGATGCCGTTGGGCAGGTGGTCCACCTTCAGCAGGGTGGAGTAGGGCTGCACCTCCAGCTGTCGTCCGTCCATCGTCTCGATGATCACGTATTCCGCGTCGAGCGTTGCCCCCTTCTCGGGCAGCGCCACGGGTCGTCCGTCCGTGCGGCTGATGGTGGGAGCGGCATAGCGCCTGCCCGCGTTCATCAGCAGTTGCGCCGGCGCGCTCTCTTGCCCATAGCGGTTCATCGCCGTCACCGCATAGTTCATGCGCCCGTTGTTCGGCACCAGGAGGCTCGTCCTCGTCACCCTCATGGCCATCAGGTTTTCCGCCTTCGTCACGTCCACCGGAAAATCCTCGCTCGCATATATATTATATAATAGGTAGGGCGCGTCGCTCTTGTCCCGTGCTGCCTGCCACGCCAGGGTGTTGCCCTTCAGCGTCAGTTCCCCGGGCTCCGTGGGCGCCTGCTGTCCGGCCCACGTCATTGGTGGCACCAGCGCCGCAGTGCTGTTAAAGCGGCAAGTAAAGTCGTAGATGCCCTTCACGTTGTCCAGCAGGAACTTCGTGCGAAAGAAGCAGTGCCCCATGCCCAGGTCGCGCCCCACATTCATCTGTCGCGTCACCTGGTCCATCGTCCATTTGCCCTCCTTCGGGTCCAGGAAATAAATGCCCAGTCCGGGCACCACCGTGCGCCCGTTGCTCTGCTCCTGCCAGTCGATGGCAAAGGGAAAGAAGTTATTATCCTGGAAATACATCATCGGGAAGAGTCCGTCCATCAGTCCCTCCCTGAGCCATGCCTGCGCATCCTGACACACCGTGGTGCGGGCGTTCCATCCCCCCGCACGGTAGCGTCGCAGGTCGTCGTGCTTGCCAATGGGCGAGCACGTCAGCTTCACCCACGGCTTCAGACTCTTCACCGCACGGTTCACCTTGCGCACAATGTCCGTGATATAGGCCCGTCCCTGCGCCCGCGAAACCTTGATCTTCCACGTCTCCGGATAGCGGATATAGTCCAGGTGGATGCCGTCCACGTCGTAGCCCCTCACAATCTCCGTACAGATGCGCGCCAAGTAGTCGCCAGTCTCCTTCTGTTCAGGGTCCATATAGCCATCCTCGCCAATCCTCTTAATCAGCTTCGGATATTTCTGTCGCAGCTGCTTGCATCCCAGCTTGTTCCATTTGCCCACCGGGATGGTCACCACCCATGCGTGGCACTCCATGCCCCTGCGGTGACACTCGTCAATCCACAGCTGCAGCGGGTCGTATTGTGCCTTCCTGCCCGGCGTGCCCGTGATGCATCCGTCCCACGGCTCCATGTCCGAGGGATAGATTGTCGTGGCCCTCACGCGCGTCTGCACAATCACCGTGTTGATGCCCGCCGCCTGCAGTAGGTCCAGCGTGCGTATCATTTCGCGTTTCTGGGCCTCGGGCTGATACGAGTGCGGCCAGTCAATGCCGCCGATGGTCGTCAGCCACACAGCCCTCACCTCGTGCTTTGGCGCCTGAGCCCAGGCCACCATCGTGGCCAGCAGCAGGAATATCGTACAGAGTGCTTTCTTCATTGATTAATGTTTTGCCTGCAAAGATACAAAAAATCCCGTTCATTAATGCACGAACGGGACAGATTTTTCCACCAGCAACCTGTAAGCATTGCAGCCCACGAAGTTGCCCACCACCTCGGCCACATAGATAGCCAACAGTTCCGGGCCCATCATCTCGGGCACCGCCATGAAATAAAAGGCGTCGGCCACCGAGTGCGTAAAGCCACACAGGATGAACACCGGCACGCCAAACAGCAAGGGCAGGAATCGCCCCTCGCGGCCAAACTGCACGGCCGTGGTCATAATAAAGCCGCAGCCAATGGCCAGCAGGAAGCAGGGCAGGGGCCCTTTCTCCAGTCGCGAAGCCACAATAGCCATGTCGGGCGGCAGGATGTCAGGCTGCGCATAACTCAACGCCATGGCGCACACGCCGCATCCCAGGATGTTGCCCAGCAGCACCGCCGCGAGCATTGTCCAGTCGCCCTTGGCGCGAATGAATCCCGCCGTGCCCGTATAGAGTTTCAACCGATAGTGAAGAACGGCCAACAAGCCGAAAGAGAAGAGACAGGCGCCGGCCACACCCCCCACGCGGAGGTTCACCACACAGCCCACAGAAATACAAAGTCCTGCCACAAAAGCAGAACGCAAGATCTTTACATACTGATTCATGACTGCAAAGGTACTATATTTTCTTCGATTTTTCGTAGCTTCGCAGCCAATTGTTAAAGATAAAGTATTTTTTTTCATGATTTAAGATGATAATGCCATATCTCGTACCAAGCGTTGGTACGCACAGTACCAAGGCTTGGTAGCCATACTACCAAGCGTTGGTAGCCACACTACCAAGCATTGGTAGCCTGCCTACCAAGTGTTGGTAGTCACGATACCAAATTTCGGTATAATAATGAAATCATTTAATTTCTTCCCACTCATGCCTCAATGAGTGGGAATTTTCGTACCTTTGCAGAAATTTTTCGATTATGGCATACATGAACAGGTTTAACCAGACGGACGAGCACAGGCGCGACGAGCTGATTCGCATCATAGAGCACTCGGTGGAGAAACTGACACTGCAGGAACTGGAGGCGCTCTATTATGACATGACGACAAAGAGCTTTATTAACGACTGACGGAACAAAAGAGACAATGATACAAGGCAACAAGGACGGCCTGGAGACGAAAACGGGGCAGGGCAGCATCTTTCAGCGACCCGCATGGGTGGTGGTGCTGGCCCTGACGGCGGCCATGGCGTGGGGATGGGCTTTCCCACTGATTAAGTTGGGCTTCGGTGCTTTTGGCATCACGGCCGACATGACGGGCAGCAAGATGCTGTTTGCCGGCATCAGGTTTGCCATGGCGGGCTTGATTGTGCTGTCGGTGGCGCGCACTGGTGGGCGCCCGATGAGTGCGGGCAAGAAGGGCGACTGGTGGTTTGTGCTGGCCTTTGCGCTGATGAACACCACGCTGCACTATTTCTTCTTTTATGTGGGCATGTCGCACAGCGAGGGGTCGAGGGCTGCTATCCTCAACTCGCTGAGCACGTTCTTGGTGGTGCTGCTGGCGTGTGCCTGTTTTAAGAGCGAC from the Prevotella sp. E15-22 genome contains:
- the carB gene encoding carbamoyl-phosphate synthase (glutamine-hydrolyzing) large subunit, yielding MNTMNLKKVLVLGSGALKIGQAGEFDYSGSQALKALREEGIKSVLVNPNIATIQTSEGIADQVYFQPVNAHFVTEIIKKERPDGILLAFGGQTALNCGTELYLNGTLKEYGVKVLGTSVEAIMDTEDRDRFVKKLDEISLKTPVSHAVENMDDALKAAREIGFPIMIRSAYALGGLGSGICPDEKAFVELAESAFTFAPQILVEESLKGWKEIEFECIRDANDRCFTVASMENFDPLGIHTGESIVVAPTCSLTDEQVKMLQEITIKCVRHLGIVGECNIQFAFNAQTNDYRIIEINARLSRSSALASKATGYPLAFVAAKIALGYTLDQIGEMGTTSSAYVAPSLDYMICKIPRWDLTKFAGVSRQIGSSMKSVGEIMSIGRSFEEMIQKGLRMIGQGMHGFVGNDHTKFDDLDNELANPTDLRIFAIAQALEEGYTIERIEELTKIDVWFLERLKHIVDLKHELQKFDKLEDLSDELLLEVKRCGFSDFQIARFVLKTKSTNMEKENLEVRKLRKQRGIVPSVKRIPTVASEHPELTNYLYFTYTHVPAFGDTKGEQYKVAHDITYYNNEKSVVVLGSGAYRIGSSVEFDWCSVNAINTARKLGYKSIMINYNPETVSTDYDMCDRLYFDELSLERVLDVMDLEQPRGVIVSVGGQIPNNLAMKLHRQGVPVLGTSPVDIDRAENRDKFSAMLDKLGIDQPAWRALTSFDDVKEFVDKVGYPVLVRPSYVLSGAAMNVCYDEEELHRFLNMATEVSKEFPVVVSKFMTETKEIEFDAVADKGEVIEYAISEHVEYAGVHSGDATMVFPAQHIYFSTIRQIKKIAHKIAAELNISGPFNIQFLAKNREVKVIECNLRASRSFPFVSKILKRNFIETATKIMLDAPYQKPEKSEFDIDRIGVKASQFSFARLQNADPVLGVDMSSTGEVGCLGDDLNEALLNSLIATGYSIPKDAVLISSGGAKGKVSLLEPAQQLAKKGYTIYATAGTAKFFNDNGVKATAVAWPDEPGKNNVMDLISQHKVGLVINVPKNHTSRELTNGYKIRRGAIDHNIPLMTNVRLAKAFIEAFTAMSLNDIKIKSWQEYNN
- a CDS encoding formate/nitrite transporter family protein, whose amino-acid sequence is MNQYVKILRSAFVAGLCISVGCVVNLRVGGVAGACLFSFGLLAVLHYRLKLYTGTAGFIRAKGDWTMLAAVLLGNILGCGVCAMALSYAQPDILPPDMAIVASRLEKGPLPCFLLAIGCGFIMTTAVQFGREGRFLPLLFGVPVFILCGFTHSVADAFYFMAVPEMMGPELLAIYVAEVVGNFVGCNAYRLLVEKSVPFVH
- a CDS encoding glycoside hydrolase family 10 protein, which translates into the protein MKKALCTIFLLLATMVAWAQAPKHEVRAVWLTTIGGIDWPHSYQPEAQKREMIRTLDLLQAAGINTVIVQTRVRATTIYPSDMEPWDGCITGTPGRKAQYDPLQLWIDECHRRGMECHAWVVTIPVGKWNKLGCKQLRQKYPKLIKRIGEDGYMDPEQKETGDYLARICTEIVRGYDVDGIHLDYIRYPETWKIKVSRAQGRAYITDIVRKVNRAVKSLKPWVKLTCSPIGKHDDLRRYRAGGWNARTTVCQDAQAWLREGLMDGLFPMMYFQDNNFFPFAIDWQEQSNGRTVVPGLGIYFLDPKEGKWTMDQVTRQMNVGRDLGMGHCFFRTKFLLDNVKGIYDFTCRFNSTAALVPPMTWAGQQAPTEPGELTLKGNTLAWQAARDKSDAPYLLYNIYASEDFPVDVTKAENLMAMRVTRTSLLVPNNGRMNYAVTAMNRYGQESAPAQLLMNAGRRYAAPTISRTDGRPVALPEKGATLDAEYVIIETMDGRQLEVQPYSTLLKVDHLPNGIYQLRSLGRKGRNHRIGFFSIKR